Proteins from a single region of Chloroherpeton thalassium ATCC 35110:
- the dxs gene encoding 1-deoxy-D-xylulose-5-phosphate synthase, producing the protein MNPNLKESEELASFGTYLSKIDSPEDLRKFSIEELPAIAQECRELVIDAVSKNGGHFGSSLGVAELSVALHYAYNTPKDQIIWDVGHQAYVHKILTGRKNFFYSNRKYGGVSGFPKRAESCYDAFGVGHASTSISAATGMAAARDLAHEDFKVVAVIGDGSMTGGMAFEGMNHLGHLKTDVTVILNDNRMSIDPNVGGLREYLTDITTNFTYNKIRRDIWQTLSKFDNEIGSTARRLVRGIEDGLKAALTPGSYFEALGFRYFGPIDGHDVGHLARVLTEIRGLPHPKLLHIVTVKGKGFAPAEANQSKWHAQSGAFDKVTGVSLKKADPNAAPKYQDVFGDAITKIAGKDQRVVGVTAAMPSGTSLKKLGEKYPERFFDVGIAEPHAVTFAAGMAVHGFKPVCAIYSTFLQRAYDQIIHDVALQKLNVIFAIDRAGLVGADGPTHHGVFDLSFLRMIPNMVVMAPMHEQELCDMLLTAVKYENGPVAVRYPRGNGLGMALQEFKQLPIGKGEVLRDGEEIAILGIGLMSNVALEAAALLEAQGVSPLVANMRFVKPIDTELLDAICARFDRIVTIEENTVIGGFGSAVCEYLQEKGHRNRVLTLGIPDRFIEHGSVADLHREIGLDAQGVVKRILEFAHSEDIVAM; encoded by the coding sequence ATGAATCCAAACCTGAAGGAATCTGAGGAACTTGCCAGCTTTGGCACGTACCTATCAAAAATCGATTCGCCAGAAGATCTTAGGAAATTCTCGATTGAGGAACTTCCCGCGATAGCGCAAGAATGCCGAGAACTGGTTATCGACGCAGTTTCAAAAAACGGTGGTCACTTTGGCTCAAGCCTTGGGGTGGCTGAGCTTAGTGTGGCATTACACTACGCATATAATACGCCCAAAGACCAAATTATTTGGGATGTTGGCCACCAAGCCTATGTGCATAAAATTCTAACAGGACGGAAAAATTTCTTTTATAGCAATCGCAAGTATGGTGGTGTTTCGGGCTTTCCGAAGCGAGCCGAAAGCTGCTACGACGCCTTTGGCGTTGGGCATGCTTCAACTTCAATTTCTGCGGCAACGGGCATGGCAGCTGCAAGGGATTTGGCGCATGAAGATTTTAAAGTGGTGGCGGTGATTGGTGACGGATCGATGACTGGAGGCATGGCGTTTGAGGGCATGAATCATCTGGGGCATTTGAAAACGGATGTCACTGTGATTTTAAACGACAATCGCATGTCGATTGATCCAAACGTGGGCGGTTTGCGCGAATACTTGACTGACATCACCACAAATTTCACTTATAACAAAATTCGCCGCGACATTTGGCAAACACTTTCAAAATTTGATAACGAGATTGGTTCAACTGCCCGACGATTGGTTCGTGGGATAGAAGATGGGTTGAAAGCCGCACTAACGCCAGGCTCTTATTTTGAGGCGCTTGGATTCCGCTATTTTGGCCCGATTGATGGGCACGATGTTGGGCATTTGGCCAGGGTTTTAACTGAAATTCGAGGTTTGCCGCATCCGAAATTGCTTCACATTGTGACAGTGAAAGGAAAGGGATTTGCGCCGGCGGAGGCCAACCAAAGTAAATGGCACGCGCAAAGTGGCGCATTTGACAAAGTCACTGGGGTATCGCTCAAAAAAGCCGATCCAAATGCAGCGCCGAAGTATCAGGATGTTTTTGGTGACGCGATTACCAAAATTGCAGGAAAAGATCAGCGCGTTGTGGGCGTCACGGCGGCGATGCCTTCGGGCACATCACTCAAGAAATTAGGCGAAAAATATCCTGAGCGTTTCTTTGATGTTGGAATTGCCGAACCGCATGCGGTCACGTTTGCGGCGGGCATGGCCGTTCATGGCTTCAAGCCAGTTTGTGCGATTTATTCCACCTTTCTCCAGCGCGCTTACGATCAGATTATCCACGATGTCGCGCTTCAAAAATTAAATGTCATTTTTGCCATCGATCGCGCTGGGCTGGTTGGTGCAGACGGCCCCACACATCACGGCGTTTTTGATTTGTCGTTCCTTCGCATGATTCCAAATATGGTTGTGATGGCGCCGATGCACGAGCAAGAGCTTTGCGACATGCTGCTCACTGCCGTCAAGTATGAAAACGGCCCAGTGGCTGTTCGTTACCCGCGTGGCAACGGGTTGGGCATGGCGCTGCAGGAGTTTAAGCAATTGCCGATTGGCAAAGGCGAAGTGCTTCGCGATGGTGAGGAAATTGCCATTTTGGGCATTGGGTTGATGAGCAATGTGGCGCTGGAAGCCGCAGCGTTGCTCGAAGCGCAAGGTGTTTCGCCGCTTGTTGCCAATATGCGGTTTGTTAAGCCGATCGATACCGAGCTGTTGGATGCTATTTGCGCTCGTTTTGATCGGATTGTCACAATTGAAGAAAACACTGTTATCGGAGGATTTGGCAGTGCGGTTTGCGAATATTTGCAGGAAAAAGGGCATCGCAATCGTGTGCTAACGCTGGGCATTCCTGATAGGTTCATTGAGCATGGTTCGGTCGCTGATTTGCATCGAGAAATCGGATTGGACGCGCAGGGTGTTGTGAAGCGCATTTTGGAATTCGCTCACAGCGAAGATATCGTCGCGATGTAG
- a CDS encoding sodium ion-translocating decarboxylase subunit beta, producing the protein MEGILKFLEYSGFSNVTLGHVLMIAVGLIFIYLAIRYEYEPLLLVPIGFGILIGNTPFLESAGMQLGIYEDGSVMNYIYQGVLKGIFPPLIFLGIGAMTDFSTLISSPRLMLLGAAAQLGIFATFLGALALGFTLQEAGSIGIIGGADGPTAIFLSSRLAPNLIGSIAIAAYSYMALVPVIQPPIMKLLTTKAERKIRMKPPRSVSKKEKVLFPIIGLILTGFIAPGSLPLLGMLFFGNLLKESMVTKRLADTARTAMIDIVTILLGVTVGASTQATTFLTPQSILIFVLGALSFMVATAGGILFAKAMNLFLPADDKINPLIGAAGVSAVPDSARVAQVEGLKEDSTNHLLMHAMAPNVAGVIGSAVAAGILMSFLM; encoded by the coding sequence ATGGAAGGCATTCTAAAGTTTTTAGAATACTCCGGCTTCTCAAATGTAACGCTCGGCCATGTCTTGATGATTGCCGTCGGGCTTATATTTATTTACCTCGCCATTCGCTACGAGTATGAGCCGTTGCTTTTAGTGCCAATCGGATTTGGCATTCTCATCGGCAATACACCGTTTCTTGAAAGTGCGGGGATGCAGCTCGGGATTTACGAAGACGGCAGCGTGATGAATTACATTTATCAAGGTGTCTTGAAAGGAATTTTTCCGCCGCTGATCTTTCTGGGAATCGGTGCTATGACCGATTTTTCCACACTCATTTCCAGTCCGCGCTTGATGTTGCTTGGTGCAGCCGCGCAGCTTGGTATTTTTGCCACGTTTCTCGGGGCGCTTGCGCTCGGGTTTACGTTGCAAGAGGCGGGCTCTATTGGTATTATCGGTGGCGCTGATGGCCCAACGGCGATTTTTCTTTCGTCGCGGCTTGCGCCTAACTTGATCGGCTCCATCGCGATTGCGGCGTATTCCTACATGGCGCTCGTGCCGGTGATTCAGCCGCCGATTATGAAGTTGCTCACCACGAAGGCAGAACGCAAAATTCGAATGAAGCCGCCGCGCTCGGTGTCGAAAAAAGAAAAAGTGCTTTTCCCGATCATCGGCCTGATATTGACGGGATTCATTGCGCCTGGCTCGCTGCCGTTGCTCGGCATGCTGTTCTTCGGCAACTTGCTGAAAGAATCGATGGTGACAAAGCGCCTCGCCGATACTGCCCGCACGGCCATGATCGACATCGTCACGATTTTGCTTGGCGTTACGGTTGGCGCATCCACGCAAGCCACCACATTTTTGACGCCACAGTCGATTCTCATTTTCGTACTCGGAGCGCTTTCCTTTATGGTCGCCACAGCCGGAGGAATTTTGTTCGCCAAAGCAATGAATTTATTTTTACCAGCAGACGATAAAATTAATCCGTTAATCGGAGCAGCTGGTGTTTCAGCCGTGCCCGATAGCGCACGCGTGGCTCAAGTAGAAGGATTAAAAGAAGATTCCACGAACCACTTGCTCATGCACGCCATGGCGCCGAATGTGGCGGGCGTGATCGGTTCTGCCGTTGCCGCCGGTATTTTGATGAGTTTTCTGATGTAA
- a CDS encoding biotin/lipoyl-containing protein encodes MRKYKFKISGNEYTVDIKTFEDNVAEIEVNGTQYFVELEKEIKTPKTPKLVRAQAPPPKEHKPLSSTGVSVLKAPLPGTILKVMAKPGDIVKKEQNLLVMEAMKMENNILSEKDGTIKSVKVAPGDTVLQGDVLLEIE; translated from the coding sequence ATGCGGAAATACAAATTCAAAATTAGTGGCAACGAATATACCGTAGATATCAAAACGTTTGAGGATAACGTTGCCGAAATCGAAGTCAACGGGACGCAATACTTCGTGGAATTGGAGAAGGAAATTAAAACGCCGAAAACGCCGAAGCTTGTTCGCGCGCAAGCGCCGCCGCCAAAGGAGCACAAGCCGCTTTCGAGCACGGGCGTCAGCGTTCTGAAAGCGCCACTTCCCGGAACCATTCTGAAAGTCATGGCCAAGCCCGGCGACATCGTCAAAAAAGAGCAGAATTTGCTTGTTATGGAAGCCATGAAAATGGAGAACAACATTCTCTCTGAAAAAGACGGTACGATTAAAAGTGTTAAGGTAGCTCCTGGCGACACGGTGTTGCAGGGAGACGTTCTTCTTGAAATTGAATAA